One window of the Candidatus Microbacterium colombiense genome contains the following:
- a CDS encoding MarR family transcriptional regulator, with protein MDEHESRAWLGLVAVTQLLPTALDSQLQRDAHLTHFEFMVLTALRFAPESTLRMTALADATNASLTRLSHVCTRLEKRGIVERTRSADDRRVTDVQLATEGRRMLIRAMPGHIETARHLVIDALTPAQRDALADIAETIIDRLSGAEVSAPPHG; from the coding sequence ATGGATGAGCACGAATCGCGGGCCTGGCTCGGCCTGGTGGCGGTCACGCAGTTGCTCCCGACCGCTCTGGACTCGCAGCTGCAGCGCGACGCCCACCTGACGCACTTCGAGTTCATGGTGCTGACGGCACTCCGCTTCGCGCCCGAGAGCACTCTGCGCATGACCGCGCTCGCCGACGCCACCAACGCGTCCCTGACGCGGCTCTCGCACGTCTGCACGCGGCTGGAGAAGCGCGGGATCGTCGAGCGCACTCGGTCTGCCGACGACCGACGGGTGACGGACGTCCAGCTCGCCACCGAGGGCCGGCGCATGTTGATCCGGGCCATGCCGGGGCACATCGAGACCGCGCGACACCTCGTGATCGACGCGCTCACCCCCGCGCAGCGGGACGCGCTGGCTGACATCGCCGAGACGATCATCGATCGGCTGTCGGGCGCCGAGGTGAGCGCACCGCCGCACGGCTGA
- a CDS encoding sigma-70 family RNA polymerase sigma factor, with protein sequence MMSYLRASVPHITADAERIEHVVRREAPALLAYFERRSSPQDAADLLGETLLIAWRRVSAVPTDDQEARMWLFGVARRVLMTSRRSGVRRQALAERLREEALTRPASTAPQDDGLREALADLDALDAEIIRLLHWDGFGLGEIAQHLGKPAGTIRSRYSRARAVLRAALEDER encoded by the coding sequence ATGATGTCATATCTGCGCGCCTCGGTTCCGCACATCACTGCCGACGCCGAACGGATCGAGCACGTGGTTCGACGCGAAGCCCCGGCGTTGCTGGCGTACTTCGAACGCAGGAGCTCTCCGCAGGACGCTGCTGATCTGCTGGGCGAGACGCTGCTCATTGCCTGGAGACGGGTGTCGGCCGTGCCCACCGATGACCAGGAGGCTCGCATGTGGCTCTTCGGGGTCGCCCGTCGAGTGCTCATGACGAGTCGACGAAGCGGAGTGCGACGCCAAGCGTTGGCGGAACGTCTGCGGGAAGAGGCTCTGACGCGTCCTGCGTCGACAGCACCTCAGGACGACGGTCTGCGGGAGGCTCTCGCCGACCTCGACGCCCTCGATGCAGAGATCATCCGCTTGCTCCACTGGGACGGATTCGGCCTCGGTGAGATCGCACAGCACCTCGGCAAACCTGCGGGCACGATCCGCAGCCGCTACAGCCGCGCGCGAGCGGTCCTGCGCGCGGCGTTGGAAGATGAGCGGTAG
- a CDS encoding TerC family protein, giving the protein MDITPLIWIITIAVTIAFFVYEFFAHVRTPHEPTIAESARWSIFYISLALLFGVGIGVFSGWTFGGEYFAGYLTEKALSIDNLFVFLIVMTGFAVPKIYQQKVLMIGIVIALILRGIFIAVGATLIENFSWIFYLFGALLLVLAYRQAFSNHESNPANGRFMTFVRRHLPVSDEYNNDRLTVVKNGKRFVTPMLLTIIAIGFIDLVFAVDSIPAIYGLTDEAYIVFTANAFALMGLRQLYFLIGGLLERLVYLAQGLAVILAFIGVKLVFHALHVNELPFVNGGEPVLWAPEIPIWFSLLFIGATIAVATVASLVKTRNDPKPLPSDTIATPTNKEHS; this is encoded by the coding sequence TTGGACATCACCCCCCTCATCTGGATCATCACGATCGCCGTCACGATCGCGTTCTTCGTGTACGAGTTCTTCGCGCACGTGCGTACGCCGCACGAGCCGACCATCGCCGAATCGGCACGGTGGTCGATCTTCTACATCAGCCTCGCGCTGCTGTTCGGCGTCGGAATCGGCGTATTCTCCGGCTGGACGTTCGGCGGTGAGTACTTCGCGGGCTACCTGACCGAGAAGGCGCTGTCGATCGACAACCTCTTCGTGTTCCTGATCGTGATGACCGGGTTCGCCGTGCCCAAGATCTATCAGCAGAAGGTGCTGATGATCGGCATCGTGATCGCGCTGATCCTGCGCGGAATCTTCATCGCGGTCGGCGCGACCCTGATCGAGAACTTCTCCTGGATCTTCTACCTGTTCGGTGCGCTGCTGCTGGTGCTCGCCTACCGTCAGGCCTTCAGCAACCACGAGAGCAACCCCGCCAACGGCCGGTTCATGACCTTCGTGCGTCGCCACCTGCCCGTCAGCGACGAGTACAACAACGACCGTCTGACGGTCGTCAAGAACGGCAAGCGCTTCGTCACCCCGATGCTGCTGACGATCATCGCGATCGGCTTCATCGACCTCGTCTTCGCGGTCGACTCGATCCCCGCGATCTACGGCCTGACCGACGAGGCGTACATCGTGTTCACTGCGAACGCCTTCGCGCTGATGGGTCTGCGGCAGCTGTACTTCCTCATCGGCGGGCTGCTCGAGCGCCTCGTGTACCTGGCTCAGGGCCTCGCCGTCATCCTCGCGTTCATCGGTGTGAAGCTCGTCTTCCACGCTCTGCACGTCAACGAGCTGCCGTTCGTCAACGGCGGTGAGCCGGTGCTGTGGGCCCCTGAGATCCCGATCTGGTTCTCGCTGCTCTTCATCGGCGCGACCATCGCGGTCGCCACTGTCGCCAGCCTCGTCAAGACGCGCAACGACCCCAAGCCCCTTCCTTCCGACACCATCGCAACACCGACCAACAAGGAGCACTCTTGA
- a CDS encoding hemolysin family protein — MGDLFWNIGLVFAFVLIGGVFAATEMALVTLRESQITAIGQRGRRGAKVAALARNPNTFLSAVQIGVTVAGFASAAYGATSIAPSLAPLLESWGAAPALALTIATLVLTLIIAYLSLVLGELVPKRLAIQRNAQFAYAVAPALNGFATVMRPVIWLLSVSTNALVRLLGGDPHKTSDEMTDEEVREIVASHQGLPDDERRILDDVLSLRGRQISEVMRPRPEVVALDETSSVGDAMAQVRELPFSRYPVSDKSIDDITGFVHVRDLFETAATDPDRALASLVRAIPYIPSTARVLPTLTRMRADGHQIAVVVDEYGGTDGLVTLEDLVEEVVGEIFDEYDTAVLDAPGGGVDGRLNLQDFEEATGVELPRGSSDTIAGFVTEQLGRLAIVGDTVEVPGATIQVAELDRRRIARVRVTPRAEAD, encoded by the coding sequence ATGGGCGACCTGTTCTGGAACATCGGTCTCGTCTTCGCGTTCGTCCTGATCGGCGGTGTGTTCGCCGCCACCGAGATGGCTCTGGTCACGCTGCGTGAGAGTCAGATCACCGCGATCGGCCAGCGTGGTCGCCGCGGGGCGAAGGTCGCGGCTCTCGCCCGTAACCCCAACACCTTCCTCTCGGCTGTGCAGATCGGTGTGACGGTGGCGGGTTTCGCCTCCGCCGCCTATGGTGCGACGTCGATCGCTCCGTCACTGGCGCCGTTGCTCGAATCCTGGGGAGCGGCTCCGGCACTGGCCCTGACGATCGCGACGCTCGTGTTGACCCTGATCATCGCCTACCTGTCGCTCGTGCTCGGCGAGCTCGTTCCGAAGCGTCTCGCGATCCAGCGCAACGCGCAGTTCGCATACGCCGTCGCGCCCGCCCTCAACGGTTTCGCGACGGTCATGCGGCCGGTGATCTGGCTGCTCTCCGTGTCGACGAACGCTCTCGTGAGGCTGCTGGGTGGAGACCCGCACAAGACGTCGGATGAGATGACCGATGAAGAGGTGCGTGAGATCGTCGCGAGCCATCAGGGACTGCCCGACGATGAGCGACGCATCCTCGACGACGTGCTCTCGCTTCGTGGTCGACAGATCAGCGAGGTCATGCGTCCGCGGCCCGAGGTGGTCGCCCTCGACGAGACGTCGAGCGTCGGCGACGCGATGGCACAGGTGCGGGAGCTGCCCTTCTCGCGCTACCCCGTGTCGGACAAGTCGATCGACGACATCACGGGCTTCGTGCACGTGCGCGACCTCTTCGAGACGGCCGCGACCGACCCGGACCGTGCGCTCGCCTCACTGGTGCGCGCGATCCCGTACATCCCCTCGACCGCTCGCGTGCTGCCGACACTGACCCGGATGCGTGCGGATGGGCATCAGATCGCGGTCGTGGTCGACGAGTACGGCGGCACCGACGGCCTCGTCACCCTCGAGGACCTGGTGGAGGAGGTCGTGGGCGAGATCTTCGACGAGTACGACACCGCGGTGCTGGATGCCCCGGGCGGGGGCGTCGACGGACGGCTCAACCTGCAGGACTTCGAAGAGGCGACGGGCGTCGAATTGCCGCGCGGATCATCCGACACGATCGCCGGCTTCGTGACGGAGCAACTCGGGCGGCTCGCGATCGTCGGCGACACGGTCGAGGTGCCGGGCGCGACGATCCAGGTCGCCGAACTCGACCGTCGTCGCATCGCCCGGGTGCGGGTCACCCCGCGGGCCGAGGCCGACTGA
- a CDS encoding SDR family NAD(P)-dependent oxidoreductase: MPASPDLLGRTVLVTGANAGIGYWCAEQLAVRGARVLLGCRSVERAQNAVSAIRAQAPDADLRVLALDLGSLHSIGAAASAVDERLDAVICNAGVKAADRAARTSDGLDLMVGTNFLGHFALLAQLAPVLADDARVVAVGSLAHRFARIEPDTLSEPWRGSSLRQYGRSKAALMAFAFELDRRWSHTSRSAICAHPGYAVDPLTPTRPGAVEVSALVRALASPTRVVVQGKNGGALPIVHAATSDEVRSGDYWGPGGLLEFRGAPAPVTASEQVRSPATGADVWAAAESLTGVAFPD, translated from the coding sequence ATGCCCGCTTCCCCCGACCTCCTCGGCCGCACCGTCCTCGTCACCGGCGCGAACGCCGGGATCGGATACTGGTGCGCGGAGCAACTCGCCGTTCGCGGGGCACGAGTGCTGCTGGGGTGCCGATCCGTGGAGCGGGCGCAGAACGCGGTGTCGGCGATCCGCGCACAGGCGCCCGACGCGGATCTGCGCGTGCTGGCGCTCGACCTCGGCTCACTCCACAGCATCGGCGCGGCGGCCTCCGCGGTCGATGAACGCCTCGACGCGGTCATCTGCAACGCGGGAGTCAAGGCCGCCGACCGAGCCGCCCGCACGAGCGACGGACTCGACCTCATGGTCGGTACGAACTTCCTCGGACACTTCGCGCTCCTCGCGCAGCTCGCGCCGGTATTGGCCGACGATGCACGGGTCGTCGCCGTCGGCTCGTTGGCCCATCGTTTCGCCCGGATCGAGCCCGACACGCTCTCGGAGCCGTGGCGAGGGTCATCCCTCCGCCAGTACGGGCGCTCGAAGGCGGCGCTCATGGCCTTCGCGTTCGAACTCGATCGGCGATGGTCACACACGTCGCGCTCCGCGATCTGCGCCCACCCCGGCTATGCCGTGGATCCTCTCACCCCGACACGCCCCGGCGCGGTGGAGGTCTCGGCGCTCGTCCGCGCGCTCGCATCGCCGACGCGTGTGGTGGTGCAGGGCAAGAACGGCGGTGCTCTGCCGATCGTGCACGCCGCCACATCCGACGAGGTCCGAAGCGGGGACTACTGGGGCCCGGGAGGGTTGCTCGAATTCCGCGGCGCTCCGGCGCCGGTGACGGCATCCGAACAGGTGCGCTCCCCCGCCACCGGCGCCGACGTCTGGGCGGCGGCGGAATCCCTCACGGGAGTCGCCTTCCCCGACTGA
- a CDS encoding PepSY-associated TM helix domain-containing protein, whose amino-acid sequence MEQTPPHRRRGWFGALLLRLHFYAGILVGPFILIAAVSGALYALTPQLEQVVYAHELHAPAADTTLTLAEQIAVAEAHIGDEPTLSAVRPAPEPGDTTRILFADEGLGASESRAVFIDPATGEVRGDLTVYGTSGALPLRTWIDNLHRNLQLGEFGRLYSEVAASWLGVVALAGLALWIIRIRTARQKRDLLRPNPGHRGYRRLFGLHTSLGIWVLLGALFLSATGITWSQYAGTNVSNLRSSLGWENPQLATTLGDDTEAPADVHAHHHGSESAPTGAANPATFDAVLAIARRTNVNTGLVEIRSPVEPGSAWVVREIKSSFPTEVDQVAIDGTTMQVVDRVDFADYSLPAKLARWGIDLHMGVMFGLANQIVLFLIASSIAGMVVLGYLMWWKRRPTRDPGRLAGTPPRRGALRDAPWWGRGAVALGAVLVGLWLPLVGWTLLGFLVIDVLVGVLAGALARSRRQASPVD is encoded by the coding sequence ATGGAGCAGACTCCCCCGCACCGCCGCCGCGGGTGGTTCGGTGCGCTCCTGCTGCGGCTCCACTTCTACGCCGGAATCCTGGTGGGTCCGTTCATCCTTATCGCCGCCGTCAGCGGGGCACTGTACGCACTGACCCCTCAGCTCGAACAGGTCGTCTACGCCCACGAGCTGCATGCGCCGGCGGCCGACACCACCCTCACCCTCGCCGAGCAGATCGCTGTCGCCGAGGCGCACATCGGCGATGAGCCCACACTCTCGGCGGTGCGGCCCGCACCCGAGCCGGGCGATACGACGCGCATCCTGTTCGCCGACGAGGGGCTCGGTGCGAGCGAGTCCCGGGCGGTGTTCATCGACCCGGCGACCGGGGAGGTCCGTGGCGATCTCACGGTGTACGGCACGAGCGGCGCGCTCCCGCTACGAACCTGGATCGACAACCTGCACCGGAATCTGCAGCTCGGAGAGTTCGGGCGTCTGTACAGCGAGGTGGCCGCGTCCTGGCTGGGGGTCGTCGCGCTCGCCGGACTGGCGCTGTGGATCATCCGCATCCGCACAGCACGCCAGAAGCGAGACCTCCTGCGCCCGAACCCGGGCCATCGCGGCTATCGGAGACTGTTCGGACTGCACACGTCTCTGGGGATCTGGGTGCTCCTCGGCGCACTGTTCCTCTCCGCGACCGGAATCACCTGGTCGCAGTACGCGGGGACGAACGTGTCTAACCTGCGATCATCGCTGGGCTGGGAGAACCCGCAGCTGGCCACGACCCTGGGCGACGACACCGAAGCACCCGCCGACGTGCACGCGCATCATCACGGATCGGAATCCGCTCCGACCGGTGCGGCCAACCCCGCCACCTTCGATGCGGTGCTCGCGATCGCGCGACGCACGAACGTCAACACCGGACTCGTCGAGATCAGGTCTCCAGTCGAACCGGGTTCCGCCTGGGTCGTGCGCGAGATCAAGTCCAGCTTCCCGACGGAGGTCGACCAGGTCGCGATCGACGGCACCACGATGCAGGTGGTCGACCGTGTGGACTTCGCCGACTACTCGCTGCCGGCCAAGCTCGCGCGCTGGGGCATCGATCTGCATATGGGAGTCATGTTCGGGCTCGCCAATCAGATCGTGCTGTTCCTTATCGCGAGCTCGATCGCCGGCATGGTCGTGCTCGGGTATCTGATGTGGTGGAAGAGACGACCGACCCGCGATCCCGGGCGCCTCGCGGGCACCCCGCCGCGGCGCGGTGCGCTGCGCGACGCCCCCTGGTGGGGACGTGGCGCGGTGGCACTCGGCGCAGTACTGGTCGGGCTGTGGCTGCCGCTCGTGGGCTGGACTCTGCTCGGATTCCTCGTGATCGATGTGCTCGTCGGCGTGCTCGCCGGCGCGCTGGCACGGTCCCGGCGACAGGCTTCACCGGTCGACTGA
- a CDS encoding Dyp-type peroxidase, translated as MPAPAEGARTTRSGSTRRQFLLGGAVAGVGAAAAIGVDYALTRTDAAPAAPSTPMNGESTVPFFGAHQAGVDTAAQAHGSFLALDLLDTTDRDGLMRLLRILTDDAARLTQGLPALADSEPELALSPARLTVTFGFGPRLVARAAAQAPDWLAPLPAFTVDRLLPEFGDGDLLLQIAGDDPLTVAHAARMLLKDSRSFATLRWSQSGFRRAYGTERPGTTMRNLFGQVDGTTNPQPGTKNFDEVVWSADGWLTGGTGIVVRRIRMDLDKWDRLDRSGREASVGRTLANGAPLTGSKEFDEPDFTANTAIGFPVIPQFAHIRRARGDDGVQIFRRAYNYDERPSGVGVSESGLIFVSFQADVARQFTPMQRRLDELDLLNEWTTPIGSAVFAVPPGCREGGFIGETLLSGEDDA; from the coding sequence ATGCCGGCGCCCGCTGAGGGCGCCCGCACCACCCGCTCCGGGTCGACCCGGCGACAGTTCCTCCTCGGAGGAGCTGTCGCCGGCGTCGGCGCGGCGGCGGCGATCGGTGTGGACTATGCGCTCACCCGGACGGACGCGGCACCGGCCGCTCCGTCCACGCCCATGAACGGCGAATCGACCGTGCCCTTCTTCGGGGCTCATCAGGCCGGGGTCGACACCGCGGCACAGGCCCACGGGTCGTTCCTGGCGCTCGATCTGCTCGATACGACTGACCGCGACGGACTGATGCGCCTGCTGCGCATCCTGACGGACGATGCTGCGCGTTTGACGCAGGGACTGCCTGCCCTCGCCGACTCCGAGCCCGAACTCGCGCTCTCGCCCGCCCGGCTCACCGTGACGTTCGGCTTCGGTCCGAGGTTGGTCGCCCGCGCGGCAGCTCAGGCTCCGGACTGGCTCGCACCGCTCCCCGCCTTCACGGTCGATCGGTTGCTGCCGGAGTTCGGCGACGGAGACCTGCTGCTGCAGATCGCCGGTGACGATCCGCTGACGGTGGCGCACGCCGCGCGGATGCTGCTGAAGGATTCGCGCAGCTTCGCGACGCTGCGCTGGAGCCAGAGCGGCTTCCGCCGCGCGTACGGCACAGAGCGCCCCGGCACCACCATGCGCAACCTGTTCGGTCAGGTCGACGGCACCACGAACCCGCAACCGGGCACGAAGAACTTCGACGAGGTCGTGTGGTCGGCTGACGGGTGGCTCACCGGCGGGACCGGCATCGTGGTGCGCCGCATCCGGATGGATCTCGACAAGTGGGATCGCCTGGACCGCAGCGGACGGGAGGCGTCGGTCGGGCGCACCCTCGCGAACGGGGCACCGCTGACCGGCTCGAAGGAGTTCGATGAGCCGGACTTCACCGCGAACACGGCGATCGGCTTCCCCGTCATCCCGCAGTTCGCGCACATCCGGCGGGCGCGGGGCGACGACGGAGTGCAGATCTTCCGCCGCGCCTACAACTACGACGAACGGCCGTCGGGCGTGGGCGTCTCGGAGTCGGGTCTGATCTTCGTCTCCTTCCAGGCCGACGTCGCCCGTCAATTCACGCCGATGCAGCGGCGACTCGATGAACTCGACCTGCTCAACGAGTGGACGACACCGATCGGTTCGGCGGTGTTCGCGGTACCGCCGGGATGCCGCGAGGGCGGGTTCATCGGCGAGACCCTGCTCTCGGGGGAGGACGACGCATGA
- a CDS encoding copper chaperone PCu(A)C, giving the protein MNTTAKKSLSRYAALVAVSLLALTGCATTGAAPESDVPAGESITIDDSWVKSADDGMSAAFGTLVNSGSDDITVVSADTEASSMVELHETVENESGEMVMREIEGGFVIPAGGEFALEPGANHIMLMGLTHPLQAGDEVTVTLTFSDDSTYEFTAPVKDYSGANENYESGDEHEGMDH; this is encoded by the coding sequence GTGAACACCACTGCCAAGAAGTCCCTGTCCCGCTATGCCGCGCTCGTCGCGGTCTCCCTGCTCGCGCTCACCGGGTGCGCGACGACGGGCGCCGCCCCCGAGTCCGACGTGCCGGCCGGAGAGTCGATCACGATCGACGACTCGTGGGTGAAGTCCGCCGATGACGGCATGTCGGCGGCGTTCGGCACTCTGGTCAACAGCGGCTCCGACGACATCACCGTGGTCTCGGCCGATACCGAGGCGTCGAGCATGGTCGAGCTCCATGAGACCGTCGAGAACGAATCGGGCGAGATGGTGATGCGCGAGATCGAGGGAGGATTCGTCATCCCGGCCGGAGGCGAGTTCGCCCTCGAACCCGGCGCGAACCACATCATGCTCATGGGGCTCACGCATCCCCTGCAGGCGGGCGACGAGGTCACGGTCACCCTCACCTTCTCGGACGACTCGACGTACGAGTTCACGGCCCCCGTGAAGGACTACTCCGGCGCGAACGAGAACTACGAGTCGGGCGACGAGCACGAAGGCATGGATCACTGA
- a CDS encoding copper resistance protein CopC, with product MSSIRRITVGVVVAAIAVLTTAAPASAHDALVHSTPEVDERLQAAPENVSLTFSGELLTLGDSSQGAVVIVVDQDGRDWSAGDVAVTGNTVTVDVDPAMPEAGYQVRWQVVSEDGHPISGVIPFTIGDAEPMATQGTGDAGAPADVQEPEDQTASGSGGVPRALLIGAGGAAIAVAAFALYRFLRRARTAPAASDDVDAAEEQL from the coding sequence ATGTCTTCCATCCGTCGAATCACGGTGGGGGTGGTGGTGGCGGCGATCGCGGTCCTCACGACCGCAGCCCCCGCATCCGCTCACGACGCGCTCGTCCACAGCACTCCCGAGGTCGACGAGCGCCTGCAGGCCGCGCCGGAGAACGTCAGCCTGACGTTCTCGGGCGAACTGTTGACGCTCGGAGACTCCAGTCAGGGCGCCGTGGTGATCGTCGTCGACCAGGACGGTCGCGACTGGTCCGCCGGCGATGTCGCGGTGACGGGCAACACCGTCACCGTCGACGTCGATCCAGCGATGCCGGAGGCCGGCTACCAGGTGCGGTGGCAGGTCGTGTCGGAAGACGGGCATCCGATCTCGGGCGTCATCCCGTTCACGATCGGGGATGCCGAGCCGATGGCGACGCAGGGAACGGGCGACGCCGGGGCCCCGGCCGATGTGCAGGAACCCGAGGACCAGACCGCATCAGGATCCGGCGGCGTGCCCCGCGCGCTGCTCATCGGGGCGGGAGGTGCGGCCATCGCCGTCGCCGCCTTCGCCCTCTATCGATTCCTCCGCCGTGCACGCACGGCGCCTGCGGCATCCGACGATGTCGACGCCGCAGAAGAACAACTGTGA
- a CDS encoding arsenate reductase ArsC, with translation MKSASTPSVLFVCVHNAGRSQMAAGFLREIAGDRIAVRSAGSMPAEQINPVAVAAMAELGIDITSEQPKVLTTEAVQASDVVITMGCGDACPFFPGKRYEDWVLDDPAGQGLDAVRPIRDDIRARIESLVAELVGA, from the coding sequence ATGAAAAGTGCGTCCACACCGTCGGTCCTCTTCGTCTGCGTGCACAACGCCGGGCGCTCGCAGATGGCCGCGGGTTTCCTCCGCGAGATCGCCGGGGATCGCATCGCGGTGCGCTCGGCCGGTTCGATGCCGGCGGAGCAGATCAACCCGGTCGCGGTCGCAGCCATGGCGGAGCTGGGCATCGACATCACCTCCGAGCAGCCGAAGGTACTGACCACCGAGGCCGTGCAAGCGTCCGACGTGGTGATCACCATGGGGTGCGGTGACGCGTGCCCGTTCTTCCCCGGCAAGCGCTACGAGGACTGGGTGCTCGACGATCCGGCCGGTCAGGGCCTCGACGCGGTGCGCCCCATCCGTGACGACATCCGCGCGCGGATCGAGTCGTTGGTCGCGGAGCTCGTCGGCGCCTAG
- a CDS encoding cation transporter has protein sequence MLQRRWMHLLMSTTLTPARRETLHRRIRLIVAITIGYNLIEAVIAISAGTIASSAALVGFGLDSTIEVLSAGAVAWQFTRRDPERWEKPTLRVIAVAFFALAIYVTVTSVSSLITAERPEHSTVGIVLTAISVAVMPFLSLAERRAGREIGSATAVADSKQTLICTYLSAAVLVGLVANSLLGWWWADAVAGLVIAAFAIREGLEAWKGDACATSVGMLLEDEHDDHDHDHDHDHDHDHDHDHDGHAHRH, from the coding sequence ATGCTGCAGCGGCGATGGATGCACCTGCTGATGTCGACCACGCTCACCCCCGCCCGGCGAGAGACCCTGCACCGCCGCATCCGCCTGATCGTCGCGATCACGATCGGCTACAACCTGATCGAAGCCGTCATCGCGATCTCGGCCGGCACGATCGCCTCCTCGGCCGCGCTGGTCGGATTCGGTCTCGACTCGACCATCGAGGTGCTCTCCGCCGGGGCCGTGGCCTGGCAGTTCACCCGCCGCGATCCGGAGCGCTGGGAGAAGCCGACGCTGCGGGTGATCGCCGTCGCCTTCTTCGCCCTCGCGATCTACGTCACGGTCACCTCGGTGTCGTCGCTGATCACGGCCGAACGGCCCGAGCACAGCACTGTGGGCATCGTCTTGACCGCGATCAGCGTGGCCGTGATGCCCTTCCTTTCACTCGCCGAGCGCCGGGCCGGCCGCGAGATCGGCTCGGCGACCGCCGTCGCCGACTCGAAGCAGACGTTGATCTGCACGTACCTCTCGGCCGCCGTGCTGGTCGGACTCGTCGCGAACAGCCTGCTCGGCTGGTGGTGGGCGGATGCCGTCGCCGGCCTGGTCATCGCGGCCTTCGCCATCCGCGAGGGGCTGGAGGCGTGGAAGGGCGACGCCTGCGCGACCTCGGTGGGGATGCTCCTCGAAGACGAGCACGACGACCACGACCACGACCACGACCACGACCACGACCACGACCACGACCACGACCACGATGGGCACGCCCACCGGCACTGA
- a CDS encoding metalloregulator ArsR/SmtB family transcription factor, whose protein sequence is MSTLSASLTHTAALSRLGHALSDPTRAGILLALRDAPSYPAELAESLGVSRQIMSNHLACLRGCGLVESIPDGRRSVYHLADEHLAPALRELLRVVLIVEPGCCSGDGCTC, encoded by the coding sequence GTGAGCACTCTCTCCGCCTCCCTGACGCACACGGCCGCCCTGTCCCGTCTCGGGCACGCGCTCTCCGACCCGACCAGGGCCGGCATCCTGCTCGCCCTCCGCGACGCTCCGTCATATCCGGCCGAGCTCGCCGAGTCGCTCGGCGTCTCCCGCCAGATCATGTCGAACCACCTCGCGTGCCTGCGCGGATGCGGACTGGTCGAGAGCATCCCCGACGGGCGCCGCAGCGTCTATCACCTGGCCGACGAACACCTCGCGCCCGCGCTGAGAGAACTGCTGCGCGTGGTGCTGATCGTCGAACCCGGATGCTGCAGCGGCGATGGATGCACCTGCTGA
- a CDS encoding alpha/beta hydrolase yields MRKFAKTLLITTGVIVAIPVVAIATTATVNAVASVVEASQITAYGQGIPVDGKTMHVVVEGEGDDTIVLLPGLGTASPGRDFQPLTDELARDHRVVVVEPFGTGLSDQTDAPRTAENIAAEVHEALQQLGVTRYTLMAHSIGGIYALTYSASYADELTAFIGIDNSVPDQPGSDEPTPTEAMVVLKNLGITRLLTALAGDPYDGLPYDEESVRQMAMLAAKNSTAPTMLDEFEQTPGNFAAVSGAVFPADLPVLTFVSADDTAEWIELHEQQAASVDHGEVVRVDGPHYLHHVAAGEIADRTGAFLSALSD; encoded by the coding sequence ATGCGGAAGTTCGCGAAAACCCTCCTCATCACTACCGGCGTGATCGTCGCCATCCCCGTGGTCGCGATCGCCACCACGGCCACTGTGAACGCGGTCGCAAGCGTCGTCGAAGCATCCCAGATCACCGCCTACGGCCAAGGCATCCCCGTCGACGGCAAGACCATGCACGTCGTCGTCGAGGGCGAGGGTGACGACACGATCGTGCTGCTGCCCGGACTCGGCACCGCGTCGCCGGGACGGGACTTCCAGCCGCTCACCGACGAGCTCGCGCGCGACCACCGCGTCGTCGTCGTCGAACCGTTCGGCACGGGACTCAGCGACCAGACCGACGCACCGCGCACGGCCGAGAACATCGCCGCCGAGGTCCACGAGGCGCTGCAGCAGCTCGGCGTCACCCGCTATACGCTCATGGCGCACTCGATCGGCGGCATCTACGCGCTCACCTACAGCGCGAGCTATGCCGACGAGCTCACGGCCTTCATCGGCATCGACAACAGCGTTCCCGACCAGCCGGGTTCGGATGAGCCCACGCCGACCGAGGCGATGGTCGTGCTGAAGAACCTCGGCATCACCCGACTGCTCACCGCGCTCGCGGGAGATCCGTATGACGGGCTGCCGTACGACGAGGAGAGCGTGCGGCAGATGGCGATGCTCGCGGCGAAGAACTCCACCGCCCCGACCATGCTCGACGAGTTCGAGCAGACGCCCGGCAACTTCGCGGCGGTGAGCGGGGCTGTCTTCCCCGCCGATCTCCCGGTGCTGACCTTCGTGAGTGCGGATGACACTGCGGAGTGGATCGAGCTCCACGAGCAGCAGGCCGCGAGCGTCGATCACGGCGAGGTCGTGCGAGTCGACGGCCCGCACTACCTGCATCACGTCGCGGCCGGCGAGATCGCTGATCGTACGGGTGCGTTCCTGTCGGCGTTGTCCGACTGA